GCCCAGGCCCATCACCGTCAGCGCCACCGTGGCCGTCGACAGGAGCTGGTTCTCGCGGCCGTTGCTGCTCTCGCTGCGCGTGCGCGAGTCGTCGCCCTGGTCCACCTGGTTCGACTCGCTGGTGCCCGCGTTGCTGTTCTCGCTGGAGCCGGAGTGGCTGGAGCCGCCCTCCCGCGAGCTGTGGTCGCTGGAGCCCGAGGAGTCGCCCGAGTCCGACTTGCTCGAATCCCCGTGGCTGGAGTTGCCCGAGTCGGAGTCGCTGGACTCGCCCGAGCCCGACTCGCTGGAGCCCTCGTCGCTGGAGCCGTTGGACTCCGACTGGCTGGAGTCCCCCTGGCTGGAGTTGCCCTGGCTGGAGTCACCCTGGCTGGAGTTGCCCGAGTCCGACTGGCTGGAGTCCCCCTGGCTGGACGCGCCCGAGTCCGAGGAGTTGCCCGAATCCGATGCCCCCGCGGCCCTCAAGCCCCCGGCGGGCGTGCGACACCCCACCGCGAGCATCAGCATCGACGCCGTCACCACGCGCTTCCATGAAGACTTCGTCCGCATCCATCCCCCTCGAAAGGGCGCCACCGGGCCTGGCGCCAGCCAGTGCCCTAGCCAACCGCATGCCGGGCGCTGGATTGTGCATTATCGAGAGGTTGCTGGATCGTCTGACGCGATACGGCGCGAAAAACAGGCCCCGGGGTGCGTCACGCGCTTCGCGCCCCTGTTTCACCGCGGGTATGACGGACGCCCTCCAGGAAGAGACGTTTCAGATAGGGATTGAGGAAGCGCCCCTGCGGGTCCAGCTGCTCGCGCACGCGCTGGAAGTCATCCCAGCGGGGATACAGATGTTTCAGTGTCGCCGCCGTCTGGGTGTGCAGCTTGCCCCAGTGGGGCCGGCCACCGTGGTTGCGGAAGATGGCCTCCGCGCCGGAGAAGTAGGGCTCCAGCGGCATGCCCTGGTATTGATGCACCGCGATGAACGCGCGGTCCCCGCCGTGCGCCGGGCTGAGGAACACGTCGTCGCCGCGCACGAAGCGGTACTCCACCGGGAAGTGCACGGGCAGGTGCTCGCGCATGATGTATTCGGACAGCTCGCGCAGGCAGTCCGGCCCCCGCTCCACCGGCACGGCGTATTCCATCTCCTGGAAGCGCACGAGCCGCGGCGTGGCGAACAGCGTGTGGCTCTGCCCCGCCAGCACCCCCTCCGACGCCAGCTTCGCCGACAGCCGGCTCACCGGCGCGCACCACGCCGGCCGCATGCGGCACGCGCGGCTCACCGCGCCGAAGACGGCGTTCTCCATCACCATCTCGCTGAACCAGCGCCCCACGCCCACCCCGTGCGGGGTCTCCTCCGTGAGGTCCATCGCCTTCGTCATCACGCGGTCGGAGTGCGGGAACCAGAAGAACTCGTAGTGCCGGTGGCGTGCCCGCGCTTCGTCCAATCCCGCGAGGCACTCCTCCAGCCCCAGGTTCCGCCGCGTCAGCCGCAGCCGGTACGCGGGCAGCAGGCGCAGCCGCACCCGCGTCATCACGCCCAGCGCGCCCAGGGACACGCGCGCGGCCTGGAGCAGCTCCGGCGACGTGTCCTCCGAGCACGTCACCTCGTCCCCGCTCGCCGTGACGAGCGTCATCGCCGCCGCCTGCGTGGAGAGGATGCCCAGCCCCACGCCCGTGCCGTGCGTGCCCGTGCCCAGCGCGCCGCCCAGCGACTGCTTGTTGATGTCGCCCAGGTTCTCCATCGCGAGCCCGTGCGACGCGAGCAGCGCGCCCAGCTCGCGCAGGTTCGTGCCCGCCCACACCACGGCCTCGCGCGTGCGCTCATCCACGGACTCCAGGCCCCGCAGCGCTTCGAGCGACACCATCGTCTCGTCCGTCGCGCACAGGGGCGGGAACGAGTGGCCGCTGCCCACCACGCGCACGGTGCGCGACTGGGCGCTGGCGTCGCGGAGCGCGGCCTTCAGCGCGTCCACGGAGTCCGGCCGGAGGAAGCTGGAGGGATGGGCCTCCACCCCACCGGACCAGTTGCGCCACGTCTTCGTCTTCGCCGTGTCGGTCGTCATGCCGTCACCCCCATTCGCCCCGGTAGGTCGGGACCTCTTCCACGACGCGCCCCCCGGAGATGAGCAGCAGCGTGCGGAAGTGCTCGCACACCTCGCCTGCCTTCGCGTGCCGGAAGAACACCGGCGCGCCCAGGGGCAGCGGCACCGGGCCCGCGTACGCGATGGGCGTCTGCACCTCGCCCGCGCCCTCCAGCGGGAGGAGCTTCGCGCCCTCGGGGAGGTAGGGGACGGGCAGCTTGTCCACGCCCGCCGAGCCGGAGGCCACGAAGCCTCCCCCCTGGAGCGTGAAGAGGCCCGGGCCGGGACGCCGCGTGACGGGGATGGCGAACGCCACCGCGGGCTGATGCTGGAAGCCGCGATAGCCGTCGAAGAGCGCGGGCGAGTACAGGCCGCTGCCCGCGGTGAGCTCCGTGACGCTCGCGTCCTCGCGGGTGGACTCCAGGCTGCCGGTGCCCCCGCCGTTCACGAAGCGCGGCGCGAACCCCGCTTCCTTCAGCGCGGCCACCACCGCCTGCCTGCGCGAGTGCACGCGGCCCACCGAGCCCCGCTTGAGCGCCCGGATGACCACGTTCTTCGGTCCCGCGTGCGGCGCGGCGTCCGGCACGCCCGCGAGCTGCGCCTC
The sequence above is drawn from the Corallococcus sp. NCRR genome and encodes:
- a CDS encoding amino acid deaminase/aldolase; this encodes MPRDYAYYAQALEGRRLPLAFADLDLLNENAAALVRRAGGLPVRVATKSVRCVALLRRVLDGHPGFQGLMCFSADEAVHLRERGFSDLLMGYPVVDAEALAELCRPPAPVTLMVDSPEHVALAARAARRHGTRAPLCLDVDLSVDLPGLRFGVHRSPVRSPEDALAVARSIAAEGDAVFLAGVMGYEAQLAGVPDAAPHAGPKNVVIRALKRGSVGRVHSRRQAVVAALKEAGFAPRFVNGGGTGSLESTREDASVTELTAGSGLYSPALFDGYRGFQHQPAVAFAIPVTRRPGPGLFTLQGGGFVASGSAGVDKLPVPYLPEGAKLLPLEGAGEVQTPIAYAGPVPLPLGAPVFFRHAKAGEVCEHFRTLLLISGGRVVEEVPTYRGEWG
- a CDS encoding D-arabinono-1,4-lactone oxidase, whose product is MTTDTAKTKTWRNWSGGVEAHPSSFLRPDSVDALKAALRDASAQSRTVRVVGSGHSFPPLCATDETMVSLEALRGLESVDERTREAVVWAGTNLRELGALLASHGLAMENLGDINKQSLGGALGTGTHGTGVGLGILSTQAAAMTLVTASGDEVTCSEDTSPELLQAARVSLGALGVMTRVRLRLLPAYRLRLTRRNLGLEECLAGLDEARARHRHYEFFWFPHSDRVMTKAMDLTEETPHGVGVGRWFSEMVMENAVFGAVSRACRMRPAWCAPVSRLSAKLASEGVLAGQSHTLFATPRLVRFQEMEYAVPVERGPDCLRELSEYIMREHLPVHFPVEYRFVRGDDVFLSPAHGGDRAFIAVHQYQGMPLEPYFSGAEAIFRNHGGRPHWGKLHTQTAATLKHLYPRWDDFQRVREQLDPQGRFLNPYLKRLFLEGVRHTRGETGARSA